Proteins encoded within one genomic window of Hyalangium minutum:
- a CDS encoding TolB family protein codes for MRKSFLAVATLTLVATSATAAERMHPADRRRVEKARERIVPAVEKEFGPKARFVHLFGQGRGMLAGVVAEIPEQPLGTDELPLLAIVQYDETTGAVSVVDRQFKYREARSVGPHVALLDGQGNLYLREPGGRERLLAQRVGGDLFPAAKGDALVATLESSGTEGHETSVGLIDMKGHVKVLADGPGVDAAPAISPDGKTVVFVSGRTSVASFYVTTVDGAAPKQLTNIGLEGWMLFEGVPANFVPPPVSSHHMEWLNADVLRYNAGGGEFWTINVRTGQAAPDLGGEK; via the coding sequence ATGAGAAAGTCATTCCTGGCCGTCGCGACGTTGACGCTGGTTGCCACCAGCGCCACGGCGGCGGAGCGCATGCACCCCGCGGATCGGCGCCGTGTCGAGAAGGCGCGTGAGCGAATCGTGCCGGCTGTCGAGAAGGAGTTCGGGCCCAAGGCCCGGTTTGTCCACCTGTTTGGCCAGGGCCGCGGAATGCTGGCGGGGGTCGTCGCCGAGATTCCGGAGCAGCCGCTGGGAACGGACGAGCTGCCGCTGCTGGCCATCGTTCAGTACGACGAGACGACGGGCGCGGTGAGCGTGGTGGATCGCCAGTTCAAGTACCGCGAGGCCCGCTCGGTGGGCCCCCATGTGGCGCTGCTCGACGGGCAGGGAAACCTGTACCTGCGCGAGCCCGGTGGCCGCGAGCGGTTGTTGGCCCAGCGAGTGGGGGGCGACCTGTTCCCGGCAGCCAAGGGCGACGCCCTGGTGGCCACGCTGGAGAGCAGCGGCACCGAGGGCCACGAGACGTCCGTGGGCCTCATCGACATGAAGGGCCACGTGAAGGTGCTGGCGGATGGGCCCGGGGTGGATGCGGCGCCTGCCATCTCTCCAGATGGAAAGACGGTGGTCTTCGTGTCCGGCCGTACGAGCGTGGCCTCGTTCTACGTGACGACGGTGGACGGCGCGGCGCCGAAGCAGCTCACCAATATTGGCCTGGAGGGCTGGATGCTGTTCGAGGGCGTTCCGGCGAACTTCGTGCCTCCGCCCGTCTCCAGCCACCACATGGAGTGGCTGAACGCGGACGTGCTTCGCTACAACGCGGGCGGCGGCGAGTTCTGGACGATCAACGTGCGCACGGGCCAGGCGGCCCCGGATCTGGGAGGTGAGAAGTGA
- a CDS encoding M23 family metallopeptidase: MKRLSALLAFALLSLPAVSSAQTYFRFPASQLADQCGNGGCTVSAYKDYGGRDYACGGVRYAGHTGTDYALVGGFSKMDYGVWAMNAASGTIESAVDGYFDRCTYWDQSNPYNACGLYTANYIIMRHADGTKTKYWHLKKYTQQFAVGTYLTCAYWIALVGSSGASTGPHLHFEYWVPGYGTDDPYGGSCGTPYTRWTSQGAYRGLPGIACQ, from the coding sequence ATGAAGAGGCTCTCTGCCCTGCTGGCGTTCGCGCTGCTGTCCTTGCCGGCGGTCTCCTCGGCGCAGACGTACTTCCGCTTCCCCGCCTCGCAGCTCGCTGATCAGTGCGGCAACGGGGGTTGCACGGTGAGCGCTTACAAGGACTACGGGGGCCGGGACTACGCCTGTGGCGGCGTGCGCTACGCCGGCCACACCGGGACGGACTACGCCCTGGTCGGTGGGTTCAGCAAGATGGACTACGGCGTCTGGGCCATGAACGCCGCCAGCGGCACCATCGAGTCCGCGGTGGATGGCTACTTCGATCGATGCACCTACTGGGATCAGTCCAACCCCTATAACGCCTGCGGCCTCTACACCGCCAACTACATCATCATGCGGCACGCGGACGGCACCAAGACGAAGTACTGGCACCTGAAGAAGTACACGCAGCAGTTCGCCGTGGGCACCTACCTGACCTGCGCCTATTGGATCGCACTCGTGGGCTCGTCAGGCGCCTCTACGGGGCCGCACCTGCACTTCGAGTACTGGGTGCCGGGCTATGGCACGGACGATCCCTACGGCGGCTCCTGCGGGACTCCCTACACGCGGTGGACTTCGCAGGGCGCGTACCGCGGCCTGCCAGGCATCGCCTGCCAGTAG